In Methylosinus sp. H3A, the sequence ATTGGTTCTCCAGTCTGGATTCGGCGGCGGCGGCGAAAGTCGCCGTCGCGCTGGCGCGGCTCGAACAGGGCAACCTCTCGAACGCCAAGGGCGTTGGCGAAGGCGTGCTTGAATACAAGATCGATTGGGGAGCGGGCTACCGCGTTTATTTCGGTCGCGACGGCGACGTGGTGGTGATCCTGCTAACGGGCGGCACCAAGAAGCGCCAGCAAAAGGACATAGAGGCGGCGAAGGCGAGCTGGGCGGATTACAAGCGGCGGAAGGCGCCG encodes:
- a CDS encoding type II toxin-antitoxin system RelE/ParE family toxin, yielding MLPLSMLELRYYLRVDGKSPFEDWFSSLDSAAAAKVAVALARLEQGNLSNAKGVGEGVLEYKIDWGAGYRVYFGRDGDVVVILLTGGTKKRQQKDIEAAKASWADYKRRKAPRIN